Proteins encoded within one genomic window of Episyrphus balteatus chromosome 1, idEpiBalt1.1, whole genome shotgun sequence:
- the LOC129919375 gene encoding NADH dehydrogenase [ubiquinone] 1 alpha subcomplex subunit 2 — protein MRISAIRFAKLAPTLKELRIHLCQTGETSKGAREFVQKFYPNLKKDNPELPILIRECEGVQPRLWARYALGKETSVPLTNQSAQDIYKQVEAVGK, from the exons ATGAGGATATCCGCAATTCGATTTGCTAAATTGGCACCCACTCTAAAGGAACTTCGTATCCACCTTTGCCAAACTGGCGAAACATCCAAGGGTGCCAG GGAGTTTGTCCAGAAATTCTAtcctaatttgaaaaaagacaaTCCCGAATTACCAATTCTAATTCGTGAATGTGAAGGAGTACAACCTCGTCTATGGGCACGATAtg CTTTGGGCAAGGAAACATCCGTACCATTGACAAATCAATCAGCCCAGGACATCTACAAACAAGTCGAAGCAGTTGGAAAGTag
- the LOC129921487 gene encoding uncharacterized protein LOC129921487: MNCSNCTVSETNLRANEIGETMCENGHNLCINCYTLSPKRCIQCGGQLIDCNENVLMSKLNANWDIDQICNWMKFNEKHSQYSNDSLDAEVDALADETSMNLLYSRAKSLDKESLDNQHSRNNWNSKWIESRESRTPKINENINFQRQSPTHVENFVQTERKSSIERTDTRQNLLDQMRNEIREKIREELYNSFKNDTRNLIRPEEFMCKIPSKTIGVSTDSKPNLLPEVLSSKRSSQHSVDIKDSNKQTIVDAPKEYLVMNVDTRQPVNPCLVENAKVKKSSSGIDQRFQQVVETVLESESTNQTLTEDKNFLKILQEKFSKIPPNKIEQIISSICNADESKNSNEVCFQYKTENSHTEKSKDFLLISNSSRASYSPPNCQQLSTIPKPQFQLIASHTNSLAQIVDAATLNISRSPVICPISYCQQPHFVSNFTRHIAVDHSQVPLERMFPRQCKNFFLDPKLIHFGSNRCQMLLLVNDKIRNLGHDKFKDFIPVLVMSTKVSSFELCCSKPEFQDCPENHTTGSFLMIWLTGIVAPQEPIFYSLTVWARSGNVPSCHIVHSGQLYSVRNSQNSKTIHESGQMLLLSQNQVDLLTNKGRNMLELQIQIN, encoded by the exons atgaACTGTTCAAATTGTACTGTAAGTGAGACTAATTTGAGAGCAAATGAAATCGGTGAAACCATGTGTGAAAATGGACACAATTTATGCATAAATTGTTACACTTTATCCCCGAAAAGATGCATACAATGTGGAGGGCAATTAATTGATTGTAATGAAAATGTTCTAATGAGCAAACTTAATGCCAACTGGGATATAGATCAAATTTGCAATTGGatgaaatttaatgaaaaacattCTCAATATTCGAATGATAGTTTGGATGCAGAAGTGGATGCTTTGGCGGATGAAACATCTATGAATTTGTTATATTCTAGAGCAAAAAGTCTTGACAAAGAAAGCTTAGATAACCAACATAGTAGAAATAATTGG aaTTCAAAATGGATTGAGTCCAGAGAAAGTCGAACTCCAAAGATAAatgaaaatatcaattttcaaaGACAAAGTCCAACACATGTTGAAAACTTTGTACAAACAGAACGCAAATCAAGTATTGAAAGAACGGATACTCGTCAGAATCTTTTGGATCAAATGAGGAATGAAATTCGAGAAAAAATTAGGGAAGAATTGTACAACTCATTTAAAAACGACACAAGAAACCTAATAAGACCTGAGGAATTTATGTGCAAGATACCATCTAAGACGATAGGGGTTTCCACAGATTCGAAACCGAATCTCTTGCCAGAAGTGCTGTCTTCTAAGAGATCCAGCCAACACTCAGTTGACATCAAAGATTCGAACAAACAGACCATTGTGGATGCCCCTAAGGAGTATTTAGTTATGAATGTCGATACAAGACAACCTGTGAACCCGTGTTTAGTAGAAAATGCCAAAGTTAAGAAGTCATCATCTGGAATAGATCAACGATTTCAACAAGTTGTCGAAACTGTTCTAGAATCTGAATCAACAAATCAAACACTAACGGAagataaaaatttcttaaaaattctacaagaaaaattttcaaaaatacctcCAAACAAAATTGAGCAAATAATATCTTCAATTTGTAACGCAGATGAATCGAAAAATTCTAATGAAGTTTGCTTCCAATACAAGACCGAAAATTCACATACAGAAAAATCCAAAGACTTTCTTCTTATTTCGAATTCAAGTCGAGCCTCTTACAGCCCACCAAATTGCCAACAACTCTCAACTATACCAAAACCTCAATTCCAACTAATTGCAAGTCATACAAATTCCCTTGCACAAATAGTCGATGCAGCAACTTTAAACATTTCACGTAGCCCGGTTATATGCCCCATAAGTTATTGTCAACAACCACATTTCGTGTCAAATTTTACTCGCCACATTGCTGTGGATCATAGTCAAGTGCCATTGGAACGAATGTTTCCTCGACAATGcaagaatttttttctggaCCCCAAATTGATTCACTTTGGATCGAACCGTTGTCAAATGTTATTATTGGTCAATGATAAAATAAGGAATTTGGGACATGATAAGTTTAAGGATTTTATTCCTGTATTGGTGATGTCTACGAAAGTTAGTTCGTTTGAACTTTGTTGCAGTAAGCCGGAGTTTCAAGATTGTCCAGAGAACCATACAACGGGAAGCTTTCTAATGATATGGTTAACTGGCATAGTTGCACCACAGGAACCAATATTCTATAGCTTGACTGTTTGGGCGAGATCGGGAAATGTGCCTTCATGTCATATTGTACATTCGGGACAGTTATATTCGGTTAGAAATtcacaaaattcaaaaactattcatgaGAGCGGACAAATGTTACTACTTTCTCAAAATCAAGTTGATCTACTTACAAACAAAGGAAGAAATATGCTGGAGTTACAAATtcaaatcaattga
- the LOC129905339 gene encoding intraflagellar transport protein 43 homolog — MDWAEELKLSIRKTTARKGRRSSQQKPQSGSPTTPEKEISLDLSIDINQDTTTDSSDSKLPPRRISGGWADSGLKSSKHRNKNLLDDERFRQSSKSNDSSPPEEDIPIIPDLDDVKEDIIMNEIVEPPSVTVNRVVTLKELNSDLLSQNAFSAIEDVDLTILTRCLQAQDSLDEADEVWEWDKLFTDVTAEIHSDKTTIEGKIEIAADEITHTFT, encoded by the exons ATGGATTGGGCGGAGGAATTAAAACTTTCAATAAGGAAG ACAACTGCTCGCAAAGGTCGTCGTTCGAGTCAACAAAAACCCCAATCAGGCTCTCCTACGACTCCAGAAAAAGAAATATCTTTAGACCTTAGCATTGATATCAATCAAGATACAACAACCGATTCTTCTGATTCGAAATTGCCTCCAAGACGTATTTCTGGAGGATGGGCTGACAGTGGATTGAAATCATCAAA gcaCAGGAATAAGAACTTATTAGACGA TGAACGATTTCGTCAATCGAGTAAATCTAATGATAGCTCACCACCGGAAGAAGATATTCCTATTATTCCCGATTTGGATGATGTCAAAGAGGATATTATAATGAATGAAATCGTTGAGCCACCTtc GGTCACTGTGAATCGTGTTGTTACATTGAAAGAACTCAATTCTGATTTACTTTCTCAAAATGCATTCTCAGCTATCGAAGATGttgatttgacaattttaactCGATGTCTTCAAGCTCAAGATAGCTTAGATGAAGCTGATGAAGTGTGGGAATGGGATAAGTTATTCACAGATGTTACAGCTGAAATTCATTCGGATAAGACCACAATTGAAggcaaaattgaaattgctgcAGATGAAATAACACACACTTTTACTTAA
- the LOC129919350 gene encoding endoplasmic reticulum lectin 1, which translates to MILQNILIAIFAIINLKSINAHEAKDFDDSILYKIEFEVPPDLQSEDFNIKHHIPSFYTHDNEEYKCAIPIAEETREEKTLEYTGLSPLQLIRPMFSSISCSYRIEAYWSYEICHGFHIKQYHEEREGKNVKLQEYFLGRWSDEKQDKLTLKLAQDRKDGIQFKTTKIDNVNYPYLELEMSNGTLCDLNNEPRTTKIRYVCYPHGKNAIYSFKETSSCNYEAIILTSTLCMHPAFLPEESKEIPISCYLSQTFSRKPLSLLKQSLEDLQMTDLSSKIDIVANNRQFSVDSINVADLQKVLEDMAPIPFESIAGSPPAPWGEDNDLTPTVKLDASNYVTGRGDYKALYDFLFGNCLTGGTGWWKYEFCFGRYVRQFHKDKKSETEVILGYFKDDLHRDWLKSHPAKRMRRNPNEPDTTLWHHYGAGSRCDKTGNLRETDVKLMCVASSSMSSVSMYLLEPKTCQYILVVESPMVCPLIPMVDEDGLISKPGFQKFLDVMMTKLKDEEDGEESEAENDEKKTEESEGYISVLTEDTPPEEGTNAIFGV; encoded by the exons ATGATTCTTCAAAACATCCTAATTGCAATTTTTGCAATCATCAATCTAAAATCAATTAATGCCCACGAAGCTAAAGATTTTGATGATTCGATTCTCTACAAAATCGAATTCGAAGTACCACCGGATCTGCAAAGTGAAGATTTT AATATTAAACATCACATTCCATCATTTTATACACACGACAATGAAGAATACAAATGTGCCATTCCAATTGCTGAAGAAACTCGTGAGGAAAAAACTCTAGAATACACCGGATTGT cTCCTCTTCAACTGATCCGTCCAATGTTCTCATCGATAAGTTGTTCTTATCGAATTGAAGCTTATTGGTCCTATGAAATTTGTCATGGTTTCCACATCAAGCAGTATCATGAGGAAAGGgaag GAAAGAACGTTAAACTCCAAGAATACTTCCTTGGTCGATGGAGTGATGAGAAACAAgacaaattaacattaaaacttGCACAAGACCGCAAAGATGGTATTCAATTTAAAACCACAAAAATTGACAATGTTAACTATCCATATCTCGAACTTGAAATGAGTAATGGAACACTATGTGATCTCAATAATGAACCACGTACGACAAAGATTCGTTACGTCTGCTATCCCCATGGCAAAAATGCTATTTACTCTTTCAAAGAGACGTCAAGTTGCAACTATGAAGCAATCATCTTAACTTCTACACTCTGCATGCATCCTGCTTTTCTGCCTGAAGAATCCAAAGAAATCCCAATTAGTTGCTATTTATCTCAAACCTTCTCCAGGAAGCCATTGAGTTTGTTAAAGCAATCTCTCGAAGATTTGCAAATGACTGATCTATCCAGCAAAATTGACATTGTTGCTAATAATCGACAGTTCTCGGTTGATAGTATAAATGTGGCAGATTTGCAGAAAGTTCTGGAGGATATGGCTCCGATACCCTTCGAATCTATTGCTGGTTCACCACCTGCTCCTTGGGGTGAGGATAATGATTTGACGCCAACAGTTAAATTGGACGCATCGAACTATGTAACTGGTCGTGGAGATTACAAGGCTCTTTATGACTTTCTCTTTGGAAATTGCTTGACTGGG GGCACAGGTTGGTGGAAATATGAGTTTTGTTTTGGTCGTTATGTGAGGCAGTTCCATAAGGATAAAAAATCCGAAACCGAAGTAATATTAGGTTACTTCAAAGATGATTTGCATCGAGATTGGTTGAAATCTCATCCGGCGAAGCGAATGCGTCGTAATCCCAATGAACCCGATACAACTCTATGGCATCACTATGGCGCTGGTAGTCGATGTGATAAAACAGGCAATCTTCGTGAAACCGATGTCAAGTTGATGTGTGTAGCATCATCTTCAATGTCATCGGTTTCCATGTATTTGCTTGAACCAAAAACATGTCAGTATATTTTGGTAGTTGAATCACCAATGGTTTGTCCATTAATTCCAATGGTCGATGAGGATGGTTTAATTTCGAAACCTGGTTTCCAAAAGTTTTTGGATGTTATGATGACTAAGCTTAAAGATGAAGAAGATGGCGAAGAAAGCGAAGCCGAAAATGATGAGAAGAAAACTGAAGAAAGTGAGGGTTATATATCTGTTCTGACAGAAGATACACCACCAGAAGAAGGAACAAATGCTATTTTTGGCGTTTAG
- the LOC129919361 gene encoding probable pseudouridine-5'-phosphatase isoform X1 — protein MAKNLPSGFRKVTHCIFDMDGLLLDTERLYSEAIQKILDKYGKTYTFEVKLTLMGLQNQQVSEKIVAAYDLPMTWQEYSKLQRDVAHDAMRDAQLMPGAERLIRHLHETKVPFALATSSGEEMVDLKTTHHKELFQLFHHKVCGSTDPDVKNGKPAPDIFLTAAARFADKPAPEDCLVFEDAPNGVQAACSAGMQSIMVPDERVPLELRAKATQVLKSLEDFKPEEFGLPPFKC, from the exons atggCTAAAAATCTACCTTCCGGGTTTAGAAAAGTTACCCATTGCATCTTCGACATGGATGGCCTGTTGCTAG ACACCGAACGACTGTATTCGgaagcaatacaaaaaattcttgACAAATACGGAAAGACGTATACATTCGAAGTCAAACTAACGCTCATGGGATTGCAGAATCAGCAAGTATCTGAAAAGATTGTTGCCGCCTATGACCTGCCAATGACTTGGCAAGAATATTCCAAGTTGCAGCGTGATGTTGCACACGATGCGATGCGGGACGCACAATTAATGCCAG gaGCTGAACGACTTATTAGACACCTGCACGAAACCAAAGTTCCATTTGCTTTGGCTACCAGTTCTGGTGAGGAAATGGTTGACCTCAAGACAACCCATCACAAAGAACTCTTTCAGTTGTTCCATCATAAAGTTTGTGGATCAACTGATCCGGATGTAAAGAATGGCAAACCAGCTCCAGATATATTCTTGACAGCTGCAGCAAGATTTGCTGATAAGCCAGCGCCAGAGGATTGTCTGGTTTTTGAAGATGCCCCGAATGGAGTGCAGGCAGCTTGTTCGGCTGGCATGCAAAGTATAATGGTTCCCGATGAACGGGTGCCGTTAGAGTTGCGTGCGAAAGCAACTCAGGTGCTAAAGTCATTGGAAGACTTTAAACCTGAGGAATTCGGATTGCCCccatttaaatgttaa
- the LOC129919342 gene encoding ribosome biogenesis protein SPATA5: MPPKSSNKKSQASWFACDKCHKSIISKDRDNHEQNCSNQDNACFAYDYIQDHRLYTMNFTKRNFTIDELNDTPPKFVNNLVFISEGAMKLCGFRIGQPIVIRSRANTELASVVRCAWPISEKFLSTVFFSIEDFETNWQSFINTPISLEKLSKSAEPAKRVCLKSTNQQDLENLSLSDVKLMLKKQMKDSIFISGNKVFLNFYNKQLEFVVASHNSSLIESEITLESELERLSLKDKFFTVVNSTSVEIETKNVESKGNYDLQSCSFRNGDIGGLREQLQKVEESMRIALGLNKLPKGVKVSRGLLLFGPTGCGKTMICEAMANVSSAQVIRINTSELFSKFLGETEKNLTQQIEAAFRHYPQPTLIIVEDIENLCPKQETNETVKRVSVAFLSILDSFNLRQDATRLFVLATTANIENLNAGVRRSGRLDCEVEVPAPSPQARLEILKCHLTNIEHDLKDEFITEVSNVTHGFVGSDLSNLIYTASLNAVKNGRVKIQTDDINDALSQVKPSAMREVLIENPNVKWTDIGGQDDLKHKLKQAIEWPLLYPEKFTRLGIKPPRGILMFGPPGCSKTLIAKALATESKVNFLSIKGPELFSMWVGESERAVREVFRKARQVAPSIIFFDEIDAIGGERGSEGGGTSVKERVLTQLLTELDGVNILKDVTIVAATNRPDMIDKALLRPGRIDRIVYVRLPDAESRREIFKIKLKKMPLAEDVSLDELVARTEGYSGAEIQAVCHEAALKVLENDFDAQSVSWKEFEETLKTVQPRTSPELLRLYDDYLKQS, from the exons ATGCCTCCAAAATCTTCAAATAAGAAATCCCAAGCCTCTTGGTTTGCCTGTGACAAATGCCATAAATCTATTATTTCCAAAGATCGAGATAATCACGAACAAAATTGTTCCAACCAAGATAATGCTTGCTTCGCCTATGACTACATTCAAGATCACCGGCTTTACACCATGAATTTTACAAAACGAAATTTTACAATTGATGAATTAAATGATACACCACctaaatttgtaaataatttgGTTTTCATTAGCGAAGGTGCTATGAAATTATGTGGATTCCGAATTGGTCAACCCATTGTCATACGTTCGAGAGCTAACACAGAACTTGCATCTGTTGTTCGCTGTGCTTGGccaatttcagaaaaatttctTTCTACTGTGTTTTTCAGTATTGAAG attttgaaacAAACTGGCAAAGCTTCATAAACACTCCAATTAGCCTTGAAAAGCTCTCCAAAAGTGCTGAACCAGCTAAAAGAGTTTGTCTAAAATCTACAAACCAACAAGACCTTGAAAATTTGTCTCTTTCTGATGTCAAGCTTATGCTTAAAAAGCAAATGAAGGATTCAATATTTATCAGTGGCAACAAAGTCTTTCTTAATTTCTATAATAAGCAATTGGAGTTTGTTGTGGCTTCCCACAACTCTTCTCTTATTGAATCAGAAATCACTTTAGAATCTGAACTTGAAAGACTCAGTCTAAAAGACAAATTCTTCACTGTTGTCAATTCCACTTCAGttgaaatagaaacaaaaaatgtggAATCTAAAGGCAATTATGACCTCCAATCCTGCTCTTTTAGAAATGGGGATATTGGGGGATTAAGAGAACAATTGCAAAAGGTTGAAGAATCAATGCGAATAGCATTGGGATTAAATAAATTACCAAAAG GTGTAAAAGTTTCGCGAGGACTTCTATTATTCGGTCCAACAGGCTGTGGCAAGACAATGATTTGTGAAGCAATGGCTAATGTTTCTTCAGCTCAAGTAATTCGCATTAATACCAGCGAATTATTCAGCAAATTCCTCGGAGAAACCGAGAAGAATCTTACTCAACAGATTGAAGCGGCATTTCGTCACTATCCGCAACCAACTCTCATCATCGTTGAAGACATTGAAAATCTCTGTCCCAAACAAGAGACCAATGAGACTGTGAAACGTGTCTCGGTTGCCTTTCTCTCAATTTTGGATAGCTTTAATCTGCGCCAGGATGCGACTAGGCTATTTGTTCTAGCAACAACGGCAAATATTGAAAATCTGAATGCAGGAGTTCGACGATCTGGTCGCTTAGACTGTGAGGTTGAGGTTCCTGCACCTAGTCCACAAGCTCGTTTGGAAATACTCAAATGTCATCTAACCAATATTGAACATGATCTAAAGGATGAGTTTATCACGGAAGTCTCAAACGTTACACACGGTTTTGTTGGTTCAGATCTTTCAAATCTCATCTATACAGCCTCTTTGAATGCTGTAAAGAATGGCCGAGTCAAAATCCAAACAGACGATATAAATGATGCTTTGAGTCAGGTCAAACCAAGTGCAATGCGAGAGGTTCTTATCGAAAATCCCAATGTTAAATGGACGGATATCGGTGGACAAGATGATCTTAAGCATAAACTCAAACAAGCAATTGAATGGCCTTTACTGTATCCAGAGAAATTCACTCGTTTGGGTATTAAACCTCCACGGGGTATTCTTATGTTTGGTCCACCTGGTTGCTCGAAGACATTAATCGCCAAGGCCTTGGCTACAGAAAGTAAGGTAAATTTTCTTTCTATCAAAGGTCCTGAGTTATTTTCTATGTGGGTGGGAGAATCAGAACGAGCGGTTCGTGAGGTATTCCGCAAGGCACGTCAGGTTGCTCCGTCGATAATATTCTTTGACGAAATTGATGCTATTGGTGGTGAACGTGGTTCCGAAGGTGGTGGAACTTCAGTCAAAGAACGTGTTCTAACACAACTCCTAACCGAATTGGATGGtgttaatattttaaaagatgTTACAATTGTTGCTGCAACTAATAGACCTGATATGATTGATAAAGCTTTATTAAGACCTGGTCGAATTGATAGAATTGTTTATGTACGATTACCTGATGCTGAATCACGAcgggaaatatttaaaataaaattgaagaaaatgccTTTAGCAGAAGATGTTAGTTTAGATGAATTAGTTGCTAGAACTGAAGGATATTCGGGAGCAGAAATTCAAGCAGTTTGTCATGAAGCTGCATTAAAAGTATTGGAAAATGATTTTGATGCTCAGAGTGTGAGTTGGAAAGAATTTGAAGAGACACTAAAAACTGTACAACCAAGAACTAGTCCGGAATTGCTGAGATTGTATGATGATTATTTGAAACAAAGTTAG
- the LOC129921490 gene encoding solute carrier family 17 member 9, which yields MDEKLKYSLLRGDLVDNQSVWTRHEKRVWFFTLLTGTCMLYSTRTTMPLLVPSVAAEQKWSKTDSGTVLSSFFWGYTLTQVVGGYFSDKFGGQRVILFAALGWSLITAFMPSIIYAAPSFKSYSIPFIVTIRIINGAFQGVHFPSMISLTSQNLCSMERTSFFGLLTSGSAMGTLLTGILGSFVLDYFGWSSVFRVIGFLGISWALFLRYYTMAGDRNRIINVSVPSRLCSKSSDSVPWLRYFGRLSFWACVLTHACEMNCFFVLLSWLPTYFHDTFPLAKGWVVNMIPWLALPPCTFFAKYLTTHLTAREWSTSNVRKIIQSLCFASQNIALFIMSRTNDFHTALICMTVIIGGTGFHNNAVTVNPQDLAPSHSGSVFGLMNTVGAIPGFLGVYLAGHILELTQSWPAVFSTAAIINLIGWIIFVVFGSADAIV from the exons ATGGacgaaaaattgaaatattcgcTCCTCCGCGGCGATCTTGTCGACAATCAGAGTGTGTGGACAAG ACATGAGAAACGTGTCTGGTTTTTTACATTGCTTACAGGCACATGCATGTTATATTCGACAAGAACAACGATGCCACTTCTTGTGCCTTCGGTGGCCGCTGAACAAAAGTGGAGCAAAACCGATTCGGGAACTGTGCTAAGTTCATTCTTTTGGGGCTATACATTAACACaa gTTGTTGGTGGATATTTTAGTGATAAGTTTGGCGGGCAACGTGTGATATTATTTGCCGCTTTAGGTTGGTCATTGATAACTGCATTTATGCCAAGTATCATTTATGCAGCACCAAGTTTCAAATCCTATTCCATTCCATTCATTGTAACGATAAGAATAATCAATGGAGCCTTTCAAGGGGTCCATTTCCCTAGCATGATAAGCTTAACTAGTCAA AACCTTTGCTCAATGGAACGTACAAGTTTCTTCGGCCTTCTAACATCCGGTTCAGCCATGGGTACCCTGCTAACTGGCATCCTTGGCTCTTTCGTACTCGACTACTTTGGATGGTCATCGGTATTTCGAGTAATAGGTTTTCTTGGAATATCATGGGCGTTATTTTTACGCTACTACACCATGGCTGGCGATAGAAATCGCATCATCAATGTTTCAGTGCCCAGTAGACTATGCTCAAAATCATCAGATTCTGTGCCGTGGTTAAGATACTTTGGACGTCTATCATTCTGGGCATGTGTACTAACACATGCCTGTGAAATGAATTGTTTCTTTGTCTTATTATCATGGCTGCCAACATATTTCCACGATACATTCCCATTGGCTAAGGGTTGGGTAGTAAATATGATACCCTGGTTAGCTCTGCCGCCATGTACGTTCTTTGCAAAATATCTCACAACACATTTAACAGCCAGAGAATGGAGCACATCAAATGTGAGAAAAATAATTCAAAGCCTCTGCTTTGCATCACAAAATATTGCGCTTTTTATTATGAGTCGAACAAATGATTTTCATACAGCACTCATATGTATGACTGTGATTATTG GTGGCACAGGATTCCACAACAATGCAGTCACAGTTAACCCACAGGACTTGGCCCCATCACACTCTGGCAGTGTGTTCGGTCTAATGAATACAGTTGGTGCGATACCCGGTTTCTTGGGTGTCTACCTAGCTGGACATATTCTCGAGCTTACACAAAGTTGGCCAGCAGTATTTAGTACTGCTGCCATTATCAATCTTATTGGTTGGattatatttgttgttttcgGTTCAGCTGATGCTATTGTGTGA
- the LOC129919361 gene encoding probable pseudouridine-5'-phosphatase isoform X2, giving the protein MAKNLPSGFRKVTHCIFDMDGLLLDTERLYSEAIQKILDKYGKTYTFEVKLTLMGLQNQQVSEKIVAAYDLPMTWQEYSKLQRDVAHDAMRDAQLMPDTEGIYEEITERIAATFNIKYPLDVRMKVKGRTEQDSAAVAVRELKLPIGVPEYLERYNKMSLAMLGGAPLLKGAERLIRHLHETKVPFALATSSGEEMVDLKTTHHKELFQLFHHKVCGSTDPDVKNGKPAPDIFLTAAARFADKPAPEDCLVFEDAPNGVQAACSAGMQSIMVPDERVPLELRAKATQVLKSLEDFKPEEFGLPPFKC; this is encoded by the exons atggCTAAAAATCTACCTTCCGGGTTTAGAAAAGTTACCCATTGCATCTTCGACATGGATGGCCTGTTGCTAG ACACCGAACGACTGTATTCGgaagcaatacaaaaaattcttgACAAATACGGAAAGACGTATACATTCGAAGTCAAACTAACGCTCATGGGATTGCAGAATCAGCAAGTATCTGAAAAGATTGTTGCCGCCTATGACCTGCCAATGACTTGGCAAGAATATTCCAAGTTGCAGCGTGATGTTGCACACGATGCGATGCGGGACGCACAATTAATGCCAG ACACCGAAGGTATTTATGAGGAAATAACGGAGCGCATTGCGGCCACCTTTAATATTAAGTATCCTTTGGATGTGCGCATGAAAGTGAAGGGAAGAACTGAGCAAGACTCAGCTGCTGTGGCTGTGAGGGAGCTTAAGCTGCCAATTGGCGTTCCAGAGTATTTGGAGCGATACAATAAGATGTCTTTGGCTATGCTGGGCGGTGCACCTTTATTGAAAG gaGCTGAACGACTTATTAGACACCTGCACGAAACCAAAGTTCCATTTGCTTTGGCTACCAGTTCTGGTGAGGAAATGGTTGACCTCAAGACAACCCATCACAAAGAACTCTTTCAGTTGTTCCATCATAAAGTTTGTGGATCAACTGATCCGGATGTAAAGAATGGCAAACCAGCTCCAGATATATTCTTGACAGCTGCAGCAAGATTTGCTGATAAGCCAGCGCCAGAGGATTGTCTGGTTTTTGAAGATGCCCCGAATGGAGTGCAGGCAGCTTGTTCGGCTGGCATGCAAAGTATAATGGTTCCCGATGAACGGGTGCCGTTAGAGTTGCGTGCGAAAGCAACTCAGGTGCTAAAGTCATTGGAAGACTTTAAACCTGAGGAATTCGGATTGCCCccatttaaatgttaa